From the genome of Terriglobales bacterium:
CGTGACCCTCTAATCTACTGTCATCCCTCGCTCCGCCGCATTGAGCTTTCCCTCTACGGAACTTTGCTTTTGCGGAGCGGGGGATCTGCTGTTGCACTGCGAAGATCCAAACAGCAGATCCCCCGCGCAGCGACAACAGATTTTGGAATTCCTCACGCACGTTGCGGCTGCGCGAGGGATGACAATTCGTGGAGATTCGGAGTGCAATGGATGATTCCGAAATCTCCGTCGCTCGTACATCGCTACCAAAGGCCAATGCGAAGCCTCGAAGCCGCGAAGCGAACGGCGCGGCTACCTTCTCCTCCACCAGACGAACACGCCACCGATCACCATGACGAGCGGCATCAGGAACTGGCTGGTGTTGCGCACCCAGTGAAGCTGGGCGGTGGTCATCGTAATCCGGCGGTCTTCCCGATCCTTCGGACGAATCGAAATCAGATCCTCATCTGACGCGAGCCAGTTGATCGCATTCAGTGCCAGATCGCTGTTCCCGTTGAATGTGATAAATGAATTGCCGGCCCACATCGAGCTGCCGACCACGACGAATCGTCCTTGTGAATTCTCTTTGCCGGTATTATAGGTCCCGGCAGCGGCTATGAGCAGCGGACCTTTCTTGTTGTTCGGATCGCTGGTTTTTACTTCCGGACTGCTCAGGTTGTTTGTCGCAAGACTCGTGTCCGAAGTGCTGAAGAGCTTCTCGACGGTCGTCTTGTCGCCGTTCTTGATGGTCAACGATCGTGACAGCGGGAACCCGGTCGCACTGCCCTTAAGTTCGCTGACGATTGGGTGTGAGTCATAGCTGGTGACGAGGGCAACCTGCGGACCAAGCCCAGCGAGCTGCCCGATCGGATTCAGATCGAGAATGAGATCCTTATCTACCGTGATGCCCCAGCTCTGCAGAACATTCGTGAGCGCATCGTTCTCGGCGATCTCAGAACGTCCAACCTTCAGCGGTGGATCGAGCATTACCAGCGCGCGTCCGCCGTTCTCGACGTACTTTTTGATCGCATCGACTTCCGGTTGCTGATAGTCGCCGCTGGGGCCGCCAATCACGAGCACCGTGCAGTCGTTTGGAACTTCAGCCTTTTCAAGCAGGCTGACCGATTTGGCGGTGTACTCGTCTTTGCCAAGTAGATCTTTGAAGCGCGAGTAGCCGTAGCGATCGCTGTTGTC
Proteins encoded in this window:
- a CDS encoding GldG family protein; translation: MNASLLKARQTKYVAYATVYILVVIAIVAVANVLADRYNKTYDGTANKRYSLSEQTAKIVKGLKQDATITYFDQSTRFQSAKDLLEQYQNLSPKIHVEYVDPDKKPEIARADAIKNYGTALVQIGIKKEEAKSMTEEGITGAFIRDLKSSTRTVCFVTGSGEHQIDNSDRYGYSRFKDLLGKDEYTAKSVSLLEKAEVPNDCTVLVIGGPSGDYQQPEVDAIKKYVENGGRALVMLDPPLKVGRSEIAENDALTNVLQSWGITVDKDLILDLNPIGQLAGLGPQVALVTSYDSHPIVSELKGSATGFPLSRSLTIKNGDKTTVEKLFSTSDTSLATNNLSSPEVKTSDPNNKKGPLLIAAAGTYNTGKENSQGRFVVVGSSMWAGNSFITFNGNSDLALNAINWLASDEDLISIRPKDREDRRITMTTAQLHWVRNTSQFLMPLVMVIGGVFVWWRRR